From Arcticibacter tournemirensis, one genomic window encodes:
- the rhaM gene encoding L-rhamnose mutarotase — protein MSKIAFKMKLNAGFKEEYKQRHSEIWPELRDLLKRKGISDYTIFLDEETNILFAVQKQEGATSSQDLSDDTVVKKWWAYMADIMETNPDNSPVSIPLTEVFHMD, from the coding sequence ATGTCAAAGATCGCTTTTAAAATGAAGCTGAATGCGGGCTTTAAAGAGGAGTATAAACAACGGCACAGTGAGATATGGCCTGAATTAAGGGATTTGCTGAAAAGAAAGGGTATTAGTGACTATACCATTTTCCTCGATGAGGAGACTAATATCCTGTTTGCGGTTCAGAAACAGGAAGGGGCAACATCCTCCCAGGACTTGTCTGATGATACTGTTGTTAAGAAATGGTGGGCCTATATGGCCGATATAATGGAAACGAACCCTGATAATTCACCTGTAAGCATACCACTTACAGAGGTTTTTCATATGGACTAA
- a CDS encoding glycosyl hydrolase → MEDSKKRHVVLMILLLQGFFILNNEARCQSSVWPQVKKEMHPWIRWWWMANAVNENDIATSLNTYNQAGIGGVEIAPIYGVKGYEKHYIPYLSPQWMNMLGYTVKTASGLNMGVDLTNGTGWPFGGPQITPPYAASKLIVQTYQLAKGQALSEKITVKAPNQESATFQFLTAYSDKGEVLQLGDKVSADGTLNWSPKSGTWDLYACFNGKTWQMVKRSSPGGEGYSLNHFSKEALTRYLSRFDQAFSNNPPGVRAFYNDSYEVYGADWSEDFLSLFHDRRGYDLRPFIRELVSKDSSERQARLKSDYRETMSEMLLENFTQPWTAWAHKYKGITRNQAHGSPGNLLDLYAAVDIPECETFGSSYFPIPRLRRDSADIRNVDPDPVMLKFASSAAHVAGHNLASCETFTWLTEHFKTSLSQCKSEVEQVFLSGINHVFFHGTTYTPKDAAWPGWLFYASVDFTPHNSFWNHLPGLTSYITRVQSVLQTGKPDNEILIYWPVYDAWNNPKGMDLPLKVHNIDDWLHPTPFYKNVVQLQRAGYCLDFVSDNLLKNASSADGMVLTSATGAPYKVLVIPKAHIMPVSTLKKVFQLAQDGASVILQGLPSDVPGLGNRDERTAQLKDLLKSLSFSDAGKGVSIQKAGKGRIILSDDVQQALEYAGLHRERLTDEGLGFIRRQDGSDKYYYIVNHTSKTVNGEIPLNVKAGAVLILDPQTGASGAAVFSNKENATNVKVQMQPGEALIIKALPATTGNVKAWQYLNEALNPIEVKGKWDVHFTDGGPSLPAGRKLKQPEAWTSFPDSAAAFFSGRAEYSVTFNMPEVPAASEFILDLGKVYESARIWVNGNDAGILWSIPFRLRIGKYLKPGKNSIKIEVANLMANRIRYLDRKGVEWKKFKDINIVDINYKPLDASNWKVQPSGLEGPVKIIPYNE, encoded by the coding sequence ATGGAAGATTCAAAGAAACGCCACGTCGTACTAATGATATTGTTGCTCCAGGGCTTCTTTATATTAAATAATGAAGCCCGCTGCCAGTCGTCGGTATGGCCGCAAGTAAAAAAAGAGATGCACCCCTGGATTCGGTGGTGGTGGATGGCCAACGCTGTTAATGAAAATGATATAGCAACGTCATTGAACACCTATAACCAGGCAGGTATCGGAGGCGTCGAGATTGCACCGATCTACGGAGTGAAAGGTTATGAAAAACACTATATCCCCTACTTGTCTCCTCAATGGATGAACATGCTGGGTTATACTGTCAAAACCGCTTCAGGCCTTAACATGGGTGTCGACCTCACAAATGGTACTGGCTGGCCCTTTGGCGGTCCTCAGATCACGCCGCCATATGCGGCATCTAAACTGATTGTACAAACGTACCAGCTCGCTAAAGGCCAGGCCCTGTCAGAAAAGATCACGGTAAAGGCGCCGAATCAGGAATCTGCAACTTTTCAGTTCCTCACGGCCTATAGCGATAAAGGCGAGGTTTTGCAACTGGGTGATAAAGTAAGTGCAGATGGCACTTTAAACTGGTCGCCAAAATCGGGAACATGGGATTTATATGCTTGCTTCAACGGAAAGACCTGGCAGATGGTAAAACGATCTTCTCCGGGGGGCGAAGGATATTCCCTGAATCATTTCTCTAAAGAGGCGCTTACCAGATACCTCAGTCGTTTCGATCAGGCATTCAGTAACAATCCACCGGGAGTGAGGGCTTTTTATAACGACAGCTATGAAGTGTACGGCGCTGACTGGTCAGAAGACTTCCTCAGCTTGTTTCACGATAGAAGAGGGTATGACCTCCGGCCTTTCATCAGGGAGCTCGTGAGTAAAGACTCTTCTGAGCGTCAGGCAAGGTTGAAATCTGATTACAGGGAAACCATGTCGGAGATGCTTCTTGAAAACTTCACGCAGCCCTGGACAGCCTGGGCACACAAATATAAAGGGATAACCCGTAACCAGGCGCATGGATCACCGGGTAACCTGCTCGATCTCTACGCCGCGGTCGATATCCCCGAATGCGAAACTTTTGGCTCCAGTTATTTCCCTATCCCCCGACTGCGCCGCGACAGTGCAGATATCCGTAATGTAGATCCCGATCCTGTAATGCTGAAATTTGCGTCATCAGCGGCGCATGTCGCCGGTCATAACCTGGCTTCCTGCGAAACATTTACCTGGCTTACCGAACATTTCAAGACCTCTCTTTCGCAGTGTAAGTCCGAGGTAGAACAGGTATTCCTGTCGGGAATCAACCACGTGTTTTTTCATGGCACCACGTATACCCCAAAGGACGCCGCATGGCCGGGCTGGCTTTTTTATGCGTCGGTCGACTTTACTCCGCACAATAGCTTCTGGAATCACCTGCCGGGATTAACTTCCTATATAACCAGGGTGCAGTCGGTATTGCAAACAGGTAAGCCCGATAATGAAATTTTGATTTACTGGCCCGTATACGACGCCTGGAATAATCCAAAAGGAATGGATTTGCCGCTGAAAGTTCACAATATAGACGACTGGCTGCATCCTACGCCTTTTTATAAAAATGTTGTACAGCTGCAGAGAGCCGGGTATTGCCTCGATTTTGTATCCGATAATTTACTGAAGAATGCTTCGTCCGCGGATGGAATGGTGCTCACTTCTGCAACCGGGGCGCCATACAAGGTCCTGGTGATTCCCAAAGCACACATAATGCCGGTATCTACATTGAAAAAAGTCTTTCAGCTCGCGCAAGACGGGGCCTCGGTCATCTTACAAGGGCTCCCTTCCGACGTACCCGGACTGGGCAATCGCGACGAAAGAACCGCACAACTTAAAGATCTGTTAAAAAGCCTCTCCTTTTCTGATGCCGGGAAGGGGGTGAGCATACAAAAAGCCGGCAAGGGCAGGATCATTCTTTCAGATGATGTGCAGCAGGCCCTGGAATATGCAGGTCTGCACCGCGAGAGGCTAACAGATGAAGGCCTCGGCTTTATCCGTCGCCAGGACGGCTCCGATAAGTACTATTACATCGTTAACCACACCTCTAAAACCGTGAACGGAGAGATACCGCTCAATGTTAAAGCAGGCGCTGTATTAATTCTGGATCCTCAGACCGGCGCTTCCGGCGCTGCTGTGTTTTCAAACAAAGAGAATGCAACAAACGTGAAGGTGCAGATGCAGCCTGGAGAAGCCCTGATCATAAAAGCCTTACCGGCTACTACGGGAAATGTTAAAGCATGGCAATATCTTAATGAGGCATTGAATCCTATAGAAGTAAAGGGAAAATGGGATGTTCATTTTACGGATGGAGGCCCCTCGCTTCCCGCCGGCAGGAAGCTGAAACAACCGGAAGCATGGACTTCCTTCCCGGATAGCGCAGCAGCGTTTTTTTCAGGACGGGCAGAATACAGTGTTACATTCAATATGCCAGAGGTACCTGCTGCCTCAGAATTTATACTTGACCTGGGTAAAGTGTACGAAAGCGCGCGGATATGGGTGAATGGCAACGATGCCGGCATCCTCTGGAGTATTCCTTTCAGGCTTCGGATTGGAAAGTATTTAAAGCCGGGCAAAAACTCCATTAAGATAGAGGTTGCCAACTTAATGGCAAACCGGATCCGTTATCTCGATAGAAAAGGGGTAGAGTGGAAGAAGTTTAAGGACATTAACATAGTCGATATTAACTACAAACCCCTGGATGCATCAAACTGGAAAGTACAGCCTTCAGGATTGGAGGGACCGGTGAAAATTATACCCTATAACGAATGA
- a CDS encoding substrate-binding domain-containing protein — translation MKLTRFFDHIHIDEYSATPKYLQLTNSILIAIEAGKIHKNDMLPSINELSYELEISRDTAEKGYKYLKNIGVLGSVPGKGYFITSTDFRQTLRICLFFNKLSSHKKIIYDAFVTTLGEQVPVDFYVYNSDYMLFKKMLSNKMEGYSHYVIIPHFIEGEEKAYEIINAIPKEKLIILDKVIPGLSGEYAAVYENFERDIYNALEQAKDLLSKYQTIKLIFPENSYYPKEIKKGYLKFCRQYAFNHHFVSDILTEPIEQGEVYINLMESDLVTLIERLIHQNLKVGKDVGVISYNETPLKKIILDGITTISTDFNEMGAIAAKMILENSNKHVKVPFYLNVRASL, via the coding sequence ATGAAACTGACCAGGTTTTTTGACCATATACATATTGATGAGTATTCTGCAACTCCTAAATATCTGCAGCTCACCAATTCTATTTTAATTGCGATTGAGGCAGGAAAGATCCACAAAAATGACATGCTTCCCTCCATTAACGAATTGAGTTACGAACTGGAAATCTCAAGAGATACAGCGGAGAAGGGTTATAAATACCTAAAAAATATTGGAGTTCTCGGTTCGGTTCCGGGTAAGGGCTATTTTATTACAAGTACCGACTTCCGGCAGACGCTTCGTATCTGCCTTTTTTTCAACAAACTCAGCTCGCATAAGAAGATCATTTATGACGCTTTTGTCACAACGCTGGGAGAGCAGGTTCCTGTAGATTTTTATGTGTATAACAGCGATTATATGCTGTTTAAGAAAATGCTCAGCAATAAGATGGAGGGTTACTCTCATTACGTAATTATTCCCCACTTTATTGAAGGAGAAGAGAAGGCATACGAGATTATTAACGCAATACCTAAAGAAAAGCTGATCATCCTGGATAAGGTGATACCGGGGCTATCAGGCGAATATGCTGCCGTATACGAGAACTTCGAAAGAGATATTTATAATGCACTCGAACAGGCAAAAGATTTATTGAGCAAGTATCAGACGATTAAACTCATTTTTCCTGAAAATAGTTACTATCCGAAAGAAATCAAAAAGGGATATCTGAAGTTTTGCCGTCAGTACGCTTTTAACCATCACTTTGTGAGCGATATTCTTACAGAACCTATAGAGCAGGGTGAAGTATATATCAACTTAATGGAAAGCGATCTGGTCACTCTCATTGAACGCCTCATTCATCAAAATCTGAAAGTTGGAAAGGATGTGGGCGTTATTTCATATAATGAAACACCATTAAAAAAAATCATCCTGGATGGCATTACCACGATATCAACAGATTTTAATGAGATGGGTGCTATTGCTGCTAAAATGATCCTGGAGAATTCAAATAAACATGTCAAGGTACCGTTTTACCTGAATGTCAGGGCATCACTATAG